A part of Nitrospirota bacterium genomic DNA contains:
- a CDS encoding radical SAM protein, whose protein sequence is MLLIYPPVAKPCEPPAGITRLSGMLNRHGVAHALLDANLEGLLYRLGLPLPSGSDSAWTKRAFRNCDRNSSALRDPRLYRHPDRYKRAVKDISRVLSATSPAGVTAGLADYSDLALSPVRSRDLLAAADRPELNPFYPYFSSRLRELFDKKAPSAAGISLNYLSQALCTFSMIGFMRREFPSVKVVLGGGLVTSWMKNLAWQEPFAGLVDHVVAGPGEFQLLSLLGIDTQDRHLPRPDYSSLPLHQYLSPGFILPYSASSGCYWNRCDFCPEEAEKNSYIPIPPGQVIGDLKELAARHDPSLIHLLDNAISPALLEALCTERPAAPWYGFARVSTQLADPAFCAALKRSGCVMLKLGIESGDQKVLDALDKGINIETTSRVLRNLKKAGIATYVYLLFGTPVETEASAKKTLEFTAQHSDCINYLNLAIFNMPICGKASAALSSRTFSEGDLSLYADFLHPQGWDRKKVRLFLDREFKRHPAISAILKQEVPVFTSNHAPFFAR, encoded by the coding sequence ATCCTCCTCATCTATCCGCCTGTTGCCAAACCCTGCGAACCTCCGGCAGGCATTACCCGCTTGTCGGGCATGCTCAACCGACACGGTGTTGCCCATGCCCTGCTGGATGCAAATCTTGAGGGTCTTCTCTATCGCCTCGGCCTGCCCCTCCCCTCCGGATCTGACAGTGCCTGGACAAAAAGGGCATTCAGGAATTGCGACAGGAATAGTTCCGCCCTGAGAGATCCCCGTCTTTACCGGCATCCCGATCGGTACAAAAGAGCGGTTAAGGATATCAGCAGGGTTCTCAGTGCAACAAGCCCGGCCGGCGTAACTGCAGGTCTTGCGGATTACTCAGACCTGGCCCTCTCTCCGGTTAGAAGCAGAGATCTTCTGGCCGCAGCAGACAGGCCTGAACTGAACCCTTTTTATCCCTATTTTTCATCGAGGCTGCGGGAGCTTTTCGATAAAAAAGCGCCTTCTGCGGCGGGCATATCACTGAACTATCTGAGTCAGGCATTATGCACGTTTTCGATGATCGGCTTCATGCGCCGGGAATTTCCTTCTGTGAAGGTGGTCCTGGGCGGCGGACTGGTAACCTCCTGGATGAAGAACCTCGCATGGCAGGAGCCGTTTGCCGGTCTGGTGGACCATGTTGTTGCAGGGCCAGGTGAATTTCAGCTTCTGTCTCTCCTCGGCATTGATACTCAGGACAGACACCTGCCGCGCCCGGACTATTCGTCTCTTCCCCTTCATCAATATCTGTCGCCCGGGTTCATTCTTCCTTACAGCGCCTCTTCAGGCTGCTACTGGAACCGCTGCGATTTCTGCCCGGAGGAGGCTGAAAAAAATTCTTACATCCCCATTCCGCCCGGACAGGTGATCGGGGATCTGAAAGAATTGGCAGCAAGGCACGATCCGTCCCTCATTCATTTGCTCGATAATGCCATAAGCCCTGCCCTTCTTGAAGCTCTCTGCACGGAAAGACCGGCCGCGCCCTGGTACGGCTTCGCACGGGTGAGTACTCAATTGGCAGATCCGGCTTTTTGTGCTGCCCTGAAAAGGTCCGGCTGCGTAATGCTTAAACTGGGAATAGAGTCAGGAGACCAGAAGGTCCTCGATGCACTTGATAAAGGCATAAACATTGAAACGACCTCCCGCGTGCTCAGGAACCTCAAAAAAGCAGGGATAGCCACCTACGTATATCTTCTTTTCGGCACGCCGGTCGAGACAGAGGCGTCGGCAAAAAAGACACTTGAATTCACAGCGCAGCACAGTGACTGCATTAATTATCTTAACCTTGCAATATTCAATATGCCGATCTGCGGCAAAGCCTCTGCTGCTCTATCGAGCCGAACTTTCTCCGAGGGAGACCTCTCACTCTACGCCGATTTTCTGCATCCTCAAGGGTGGGACAGAAAGAAGGTGAGGTTATTCCTCGACAGGGAATTCAAGCGGCATCCGGCAATATCAGCTATCCTGAAACAGGAAGTCCCGGTCTTCACCTCGAATCATGCTCCGTTTTTTGCACGGTGA